One Canis lupus dingo isolate Sandy chromosome 29, ASM325472v2, whole genome shotgun sequence genomic region harbors:
- the LOC112678369 gene encoding proteasome subunit alpha type-1-like: MKNVTECCNMIVNLLKRRRKLEQRSKQKMTWYLTQKIYDGGLAPEASTSAGGHSWTRRNHVSNQYDNDVTVWSPQGRIHQIEYAMEAVKQGSATVGLKSKTHAVLVALKRAQSSDLAAHQKKILHVDNHIGISIAGLTADARLLCNFMRQECLDSRFVFDRPLPVIRLVSLIGSKTQIPTQRYGQRPYGVGLLIAGYHDMGPHIFQTCPSANYFDCRTMSIGARSQSARTYLERHMSGFMECNLNELVKRGLRALPETLPAEQDLTTKNVSIGIVGKDLEVTIYDDDDVSLFLEGLEERPQRKAQPAQPADEPAEKADEPMEH; this comes from the exons ATGAAAAATGTTACAGAATGCTGTAACATGATTGtgaatttattgaaaagaaggagaaaattagAGCAACGAAGCAAACAAAAGATGACTTG GTATCTAACACAAAAGATTTATGATGGCGGCCTTGCTCCTGAAGCCTCCACCTCTGCGGGAGGCCACAGCTGGACCCGCAGGAACCACGTTTCCAACCAGTATGACAATGACGTCACAGTTTGGAGCCCTCAGGGCAGGATTCATCAAATTGAATATGCAATGGAAGCTGTCAAACAAGGTTCAGCCACAGTTGGTCTGAAATCAAAAACCCATGCAGTGTTGGTTGCATTGAAGAGAGCACAGTCCTCTGACCTTGCAGCTCATCAGAAGAAAATTCTTCATGTTGATAACCATATTGGTATCTCAATTGCGGGACTTACTGCTGATGCTAGACTGTTATGTAATTTTATGCGCCAGGAGTGTTTGGATTCCAGATTTGTATTTGACAGACCTCTTCCTGTGATTCGTCTTGTATCTCTAATTGGAAGCAAGACCCAGATACCAACACAACGGTATGGCCAGAGACCATATGGTGTTGGACTGCTTATTGCTGGTTATCATGATATGGGCCCTCACATTTTCCAAACCTGTCCATCTGCCAACTATTTTGACTGTAGAACCATGTCCATTGGAGCCCGTTCTCAATCAGCTCGTACTTACTTGGAGAGACATATGTCTGGGTTTATGGAGTGCAATTTGAATGAACTGGTTAAACGTGGTCTGCGTGCCTTACCAGAGACACTTCCTGCAGAACAGGACCTAACTACAAAGAATGTTTCCATTGGAATTGTTGGTAAAGACTTGGAGGTTACgatttatgatgatgatgatgtctcTCTGTTCCTGGAAGGTCTTGAAGAAAGaccacagagaaaggcacagcCTGCTCAACCTGCTGATGAACCTGCAGAAAAGGCTGATGAACCAATGGAGCATTAA